Sequence from the Colletotrichum higginsianum IMI 349063 chromosome 6, whole genome shotgun sequence genome:
CAAGGCTTGTGATGTTGTAATGAGTAGGAAGTACGATGTAGCACAAAAATAGATGTAAGCGATGGAAGTCGGAAAGCTAGAAACTCTCTGGTTAATTTGATGTACATAAATGAAGACTGTCTGTTTTCTTTCCAGCTATAATACTGGCACAGTCTAAAACGCAACTGGTCTTGAGTTCGCTTCAACAGACTGCTGGTATCCGCGTCTGTCATTGAACCGTACAATCATTGCGATAACTTCTCCACATACTCAGTCAGACTGCAGCTTTGGTATCATGATACACGGAAAGTTTTCGCCGAGAACCGAAGAACAACACTGGCGGTATTTCAACAGAAAACAAAGGAGCAATGACATCTCTAGACCCGCCCCGTGGACGAAGTGATACCGCCGTCCACCACAATCTTCTGCCCGGTGATGTACCGCGCCTCGTCCGAGGCCAGAAACACCGCCGCGTTGGCAACGTCCCACGCGTCCCCCATCCGGCCCATCGGCACCTGGTCGTCCCTCATCTTCCGGAAGGCCTCGTAGCCGCCCTCCTGCGGGAACCTCTGCGACAGCCCCTTGGTGTAGGGCGTGTCCATCAGCCCCGGCACGACCGTGTTCAGCCGCACCCCTTTTCCCGCGTAGATGACGGCCGTCGCCTTGACGAACTGCATGACGGCCGCCTTGGTAGTGTTGTACGCGACCTGCGGCTTGCCGATGTACCGCATGCCCGCGATGCTCGACACGCACACGACGCTGCCCCCGGACGGCTGCGCCGCCATGACGGGCAGCACGTGGTGGCAGGCAAGGTAGACGCTCTTGAGGTTCAGGTCCATCTGCGCGTCCCAcgtcgcctcggccatggtCGCGGGGCACCCGGGCTGCGACTGGCCGACGTTGGTCACGAGGATGTCGATGCGGCCGTGGCGGGCGAGGCAGGCGTCCACGAGGGCCCTGacggactcggacgacgtcgcgtccgtcgcgacgacgtcgcacacgccgccggcctcctcgatggcCGTCCGGGTCTTGGTCGTGGACTCGACGGTCCGGTTGCCGCCGAAGATGAGGGCGCCCTGCTTGGCGAGAGTgacggcgcaggcggcgccgatgccccAGCCGTCCGAGCCTGAttggccgaggccgatgaccAGGGCGACTTTTCCTTGGAGGTTGAGCATGGCGATGGAAGGGAGACGGAAACGGAAAATGGAAGAATAGGTAGGTTACTATGGCGGAAAAAGAGGTCGGCGGGGGGGAGCGGGCTTGACGACGGGGTTACCGTGAGTGTTTGTCTATTATATGACTATTATATGACGAGGTTGATAATGAGTTTGTATTGCTTGAGCTAGGCGACTCTATTCCAACAAAGAAAAACATCTAAAAGAAGGAAAACACGGAAAGGCCATCCACCCATTCCTTTGTGTAATTTGGCGGCATTCCCGTCTCCGGTGGCCGCCGGACGGGGAAACTCCGTCGCCTCACGGCCCAGTCGCCGAAACCTTCGGCCGCGCTATTGCCGACGGGACGATCACGACATGCCGAGTCCCCGCACCGCCCACCCACTCCACAGGATGAGGGAGGGATGGTTTTGGGGGGAACGAGGGAGACGGCGGATAAGTAATGAACTGGATATCCTGCTGGCCAACCATAAGATGAGGAATTATAATTCTCGACACCGCATTACATCTTCACGGTGgccttccctcccctcccctgcccccctgtcccccgccccctcccccagatATCCCCCAAAACATCCATCCGTAAGTAACCATGAGCGAACAATCGTCAACGCCgggcaaggacggcaagcCCCCCGCGACGGTCGTCACGGGCGACTACGACCTCTCGACGCCGATCGACTCGAGCGTCGGCCTGCGGCAGGGCCTGACCTCGTACGGGGACAACCACTTCAGCCTGTTCCTCCGCAAGGTGTTCATCAAGGCCCTGGGGTACAGCGAGGACGCGCTCTCGCGgcccatcatcggcatcgtcaACACGTACTCGAGCTTCAACCCGTGCCACGCCAACGTGCCGCAGCtgatcgaggccgtcaagcgCGGCGTGCAGCTGAgcggcggcctggccatCGACTTCCCGACCATCAGCATCCACGAGAGCTtcgcgtcgccgacgagcatgTACCTGCGCAACCTCATGAGCATGGACACGGAGGAGATGATCAAGGCCCAGCCGTGTGACGCGGTGCTGCTCATCGGAGGTGAGTGAGTGCGGCGACATCGCGATAGTCCCCCTGTGAGGCGTGGGGGCGGcggaaggggagagagagaagtgAGACTGACAGACGAGACAAGGATGCGACAAGACGACCCCGGCGCAGCTAATGGGCGGCATATCTGCCAACAAGCCCATCCTGCATCTCGTCACTGGACCTATGATGCCGGGAAGCCACAAGGGCGTGCGGATCGGCGCTTGCACCGACTGCCGCAACAACTGGGCCGCTTACAGGGCCGGCAAGATTGACATTGAGGACATCTCGGCCATCAACGACGAGCTTGCCCCGACAGTAAgtctcttctttttcttctcgttcGTTCAAGCTTCAGGCCTTTCAGAATCCGCGCTAATTACAaccaaacaaacaaacaggGCGGCACATGCGGCGTCATGGGCACCGCGTCGACCATGGCGTGCATCCTGGTCGGCCTGGGGATGATGCCCTTCAAGGGCGCCACCGCGCCGGCCGTCTCGTCCGCCAGGCTGCGGATCGCGGAGCAGACGGGCGGGCTCGCCGTGGTCCTGCACAAGAAGGGCCTGAAGCCGCAGGACCTGCTCACGCGCGAGTCGTTCCTCAACGCCATCACCGTGCTGCaggccatcggcggctcgaccaacgccgtcgtccacatgatggccatcgtcggccgccacccggccgtcgccggcaccatcACGCTCGACACCTTTGACGAGATCGGCCGCCGGACGCCGCTGCTGGTCGACCTGAAGCCCAGCGGGCAGAACTACATGGACGACTTCCACAACTCGGGCGGCATGCTGGCCCTCCTGCACGAGCTGAAGCCGCTGCTGCACCTCGACGCCATGACGGTGACGGGCCGCACGCTAggcgaggagctcgcggCCACGCCCTTCACGCCCATCCCCCGCGACAGCCTCGTCAACTGCCTACAGCCCTTCAACGACCCGCTGTacccggcctcggcgctgGCCGTGCTCCGCGGCAACATCGCCccgggcggcgccgtcatcaagCAGAGCGCGTCCAAGGACCGCCGGCTCCTCAGGCACTCCGGGccggccgtcgtcttcgccggctCGGCAGACATGGCCCTGCGCATCGACGACCCGGCGCTGGACGTCACCCCGGACAGCGTCCTGGTCCTCCAGAACATCGGACCCGTCGGCAACCCGGGGATGCCCGAGGCCGGGCTCATCCCCATCCCGCggaagctcgccgagcgcGGCGTCCAGGACATGCTGCGGCTGTCCGACGGCCGCATGAGCGGCACGGCGGGCGGCACCATCGTCTTGCACATCTCCCCCGAGGCGGCCGATCCCGAATCGGTCCTGGGCGTCGTGAGGACCGGCGACGTCATCACGTGCGACGTCGAGCGGCGCGTCATCCGGGTCGAggtctcggacgacgagatccGGAGGAGGATAGCCGAGAGGAGAGAGGCgttggagagggaggaggagaacggGGGCAGCAACGCGCCGTGGGTGGCCAAGAAGCGGATCCGTGGCTACCGCGGGCTCTATCTGCGTTCCGTGTTGCAGGCCGAGGGAGGCGCCGACTTTGATTTCCTCACAGCTGATGGCCCTTCATAGAATCTCTCCTGCTTTTCCTGTAACATTGACACATCCACTATAATACAAATCTACTCATTTCGGAACAGTATACACAAAGAACCTTTCAACTAAAGTTGGGGTATGTCGGTATGAAATCGTCAAACAGGCCGCGCATGATGCCGTCCAGGTTCGCCGCGTCTCCCACCGGCAACTGTTCCCCAAACGAAGTGCTGGCAAGGAACGCCTCGAAGGGATCCTGCGGCAGATAACTAGAGGAGCCTCCCGCCGCCACGGATGCCATGACTACCGGGTGAGACATCCCTTCAGAGAAACCGAGTCGGGCCTCGGACGCGCCGTTCAGGCCGGCGGTGTCGTCGTAAGGGCTCATCATTCGCACACCCGCCGACTCGAGCCTCGACGACCGACGTTGGCCCggggcctcggcgccggacgGCTGGTTCGCGAGATCCCTGATCCACCGGACGGTCGCCCGCATcatgtcgtcgaggatgtccCTGCACCGCTTCGCCCCGGACCAGTGCTCCCCCGTGGCGGCCAGAACCCCGAGGCCGGCGCTGAAGTCGGACAGCAGGACGTCCAGGGAGGTCTGCTTGGCGATGTCGGGGACCATCTTGATGCAGTACAGCATGGTGATGAGGCCCAGCACGGCGGAGTGGCACGTGTTCCAGGTGTGGATGAGCAGGTTCTGCTTGTACAGCTGGTCGAAAAGGGACAGGACCTCGCGGGCCGCGGCGTAGCACTTCCGCAGCGCCCCGGGGGACGGGTTCGGGATCGCCGGGCTGGGCCGCAGCACGAGCATGCGGAGGCTGTGGCATCGGATCCGGCAGACGGTGCGAATGTAGTCGGAGTCGGGCGGCGCCTCGGGGATGCCGCTCTGCCACTCGTCCAGCTGCTGGAGCATCCCTTGTTGCCACTCGTTGATGTCGATCACCGCGGGATAGGCGTATCTGGGGGTGTCGCGGACGATGCTGTTGGCGACGTACTTGAACTCCGAGTTGAGCTTCGCCAGCCGGAACAGGTGGATCGAGAAGGCCATGCGGCCGGGGCTTGCAGTATCCGACGGCTGCTGGCTGAAGCTCTGGAGAGAGACATCATCGATGTTTTGCGGCAGCTGAGAGGGTTTCAGTCATGATATCGGTCATCTCACACACATAAGGCCGGTAGAACTCACTCGAAGGTCGCACGCTTCATCTCGCAGCCCAATCGGACGCCCCATCATGGTCGCGATCATCCTGTCGAGTGAAAACACGACCCAGAATATCCTGGTCCTCATCTCCTGCTCGAGAAGAGAGATCCCGGAGTTTGTGTTGATGTCGCGCTGCAGGCCCAGGTCCAGGACAGCGGCGATGCACTGGTAGTTGAGGTACCACACGTTGAGCCGCATGTTGGGGCTGTGCATGGTGAAGATGGTCAGCAGGAGGAGGCACTGCAGGCCCGGGATCGAGCTGTCGACGCTGACCCGGTCCAAGTACTGCATCGCCGACAGGCAGTACGATTCCGCCGGGAGACGCACCCTCGTCCTGCGAGACAGGACGGTCGacccgagggcgaggaccaTGAAGACCTGGAAAGCACCCGTGGGCCCACGGTCCGCGTCCACGCCGCTGTCGTAGACCTGTTGTAGCAGGGCCATAAACGTTGGCTGGTGCAGGATGGGGAACTGGCAGTTGATGACGTCGAAGTAGTTCTCTGCCAGCAGTTTCGCCTGCTCCTtcgtcggcaacggcatcggGCCATGCATCGCCTCGACCAGGGCCGCGGGTATCGAGAAGACGGGTTCCGGAGGCCTGCTCGACCAAGCCGTCTGGTCGTCTTGTCGACTCGAAGTCAACATGATCCGGGCCAGGAAGTAGCCGCTCGACGGGCCGATGTACTTGGGGTCCTGGCTGCTGCCGAGTGAGACGAGCCCGATCTCGTGGGAGAGAgtgctgctggcggcgggATCGGTCAGTCGGGGGTCCGAGCGGATGATGGGTTGTGGGACTTGTT
This genomic interval carries:
- a CDS encoding Dehydratase, with translation MSEQSSTPGKDGKPPATVVTGDYDLSTPIDSSVGLRQGLTSYGDNHFSLFLRKVFIKALGYSEDALSRPIIGIVNTYSSFNPCHANVPQLIEAVKRGVQLSGGLAIDFPTISIHESFASPTSMYLRNLMSMDTEEMIKAQPCDAVLLIGGCDKTTPAQLMGGISANKPILHLVTGPMMPGSHKGVRIGACTDCRNNWAAYRAGKIDIEDISAINDELAPTGGTCGVMGTASTMACILVGLGMMPFKGATAPAVSSARLRIAEQTGGLAVVLHKKGLKPQDLLTRESFLNAITVLQAIGGSTNAVVHMMAIVGRHPAVAGTITLDTFDEIGRRTPLLVDLKPSGQNYMDDFHNSGGMLALLHELKPLLHLDAMTVTGRTLGEELAATPFTPIPRDSLVNCLQPFNDPLYPASALAVLRGNIAPGGAVIKQSASKDRRLLRHSGPAVVFAGSADMALRIDDPALDVTPDSVLVLQNIGPVGNPGMPEAGLIPIPRKLAERGVQDMLRLSDGRMSGTAGGTIVLHISPEAADPESVLGVVRTGDVITCDVERRVIRVEVSDDEIRRRIAERREALEREEENGGSNAPWVAKKRIRGYRGLYLRSVLQAEGGADFDFLTADGPS
- a CDS encoding Fungal specific transcription factor domain-containing protein, with protein sequence MADASNHRHEARQSRRNPRLRLACSRCQRRKIRCDGQLPACNNCKKAGVACTDGESVRLRDLPRAGPSQIANLKERIRWLEGIVRERCPDVDLGQGPAGDLCMDVDGDEPFVSDSMIEASSEQPDDTLTVAERNAQSTRGRSLTSPDGQQVPQPIIRSDPRLTDPAASSTLSHEIGLVSLGSSQDPKYIGPSSGYFLARIMLTSSRQDDQTAWSSRPPEPVFSIPAALVEAMHGPMPLPTKEQAKLLAENYFDVINCQFPILHQPTFMALLQQVYDSGVDADRGPTGAFQVFMVLALGSTVLSRRTRVRLPAESYCLSAMQYLDRVSVDSSIPGLQCLLLLTIFTMHSPNMRLNVWYLNYQCIAAVLDLGLQRDINTNSGISLLEQEMRTRIFWVVFSLDRMIATMMGRPIGLRDEACDLRLPQNIDDVSLQSFSQQPSDTASPGRMAFSIHLFRLAKLNSEFKYVANSIVRDTPRYAYPAVIDINEWQQGMLQQLDEWQSGIPEAPPDSDYIRTVCRIRCHSLRMLVLRPSPAIPNPSPGALRKCYAAAREVLSLFDQLYKQNLLIHTWNTCHSAVLGLITMLYCIKMVPDIAKQTSLDVLLSDFSAGLGVLAATGEHWSGAKRCRDILDDMMRATVRWIRDLANQPSGAEAPGQRRSSRLESAGVRMMSPYDDTAGLNGASEARLGFSEGMSHPVVMASVAAGGSSSYLPQDPFEAFLASTSFGEQLPVGDAANLDGIMRGLFDDFIPTYPNFS
- a CDS encoding Oxidoreductase ucpA is translated as MLNLQGKVALVIGLGQSGSDGWGIGAACAVTLAKQGALIFGGNRTVESTTKTRTAIEEAGGVCDVVATDATSSESVRALVDACLARHGRIDILVTNVGQSQPGCPATMAEATWDAQMDLNLKSVYLACHHVLPVMAAQPSGGSVVCVSSIAGMRYIGKPQVAYNTTKAAVMQFVKATAVIYAGKGVRLNTVVPGLMDTPYTKGLSQRFPQEGGYEAFRKMRDDQVPMGRMGDAWDVANAAVFLASDEARYITGQKIVVDGGITSSTGRV